A portion of the Lolium rigidum isolate FL_2022 chromosome 1, APGP_CSIRO_Lrig_0.1, whole genome shotgun sequence genome contains these proteins:
- the LOC124653977 gene encoding Werner Syndrome-like exonuclease, with product MAAETYVTYVAFEGQTIKTTVTSSGTAVKRWLREIRYMYRWVYHKLIVGLDVEWRPSFSRVQNPVALLQLCVGRRCLIFQLLHADYIPDALAEFLADRSFRFVGVAVQGDANLLSKDHHLQVANTIDLRDLAARGMHRPELAKAGLKAIASAVLGANIEKPQKVRVGPWDVYRLSDEQINYACIDAFASFEIGRKLLTGDYPPQPPAHCLTAAEDYTSDYASDED from the coding sequence ATGGCGGCCGAGACGTACGTCACGTATGTCGCCTTTGAGGGGCAGACCATCAAGACCACCGTCACGTCCTCCGGCACAGCCGTCAAGCGCTGGCTCCGGGAGATCCGCTACATGTACCGCTGGGTCTACCACAAGCTCATCGTCGGGTTGGACGTGGAGTGGCGCCCCAGCTTCAGCCGCGTGCAGAACCCCGTGGCGCTCCTGCAGCTCTGCGTCGGCCGCCGCTGCCTCATTTTCCAGCTCCTCCACGCCGACTACATCCCCGACGCCCTGGCGGAGTTCCTGGCCGACCGCAGCTTCCGTTTCGTCGGCGTCGCCGTGCAGGGGGACGCCAACCTCCTCAGCAAAGACCACCACCTCCAGGTGGCCAACACCATCGACCTGCGCGACCTTGCTGCTCGAGGGATGCATAGGCCGGAGCTCGCCAAGGCCGGGCTCAAGGCCATCGCGAGCGCCGTCTTGGGGGCCAACATCGAGAAGCCACAGAAGGTGAGGGTGGGCCCGTGGGACGTCTACCGCCTCTCGGACGAGCAGATCAACTACGCCTGCATCGACGCCTTCGCCTCCTTCGAGATCGGCCGGAAGCTGCTCACCGGCGACTACCCTCCTCAGCCTCCTGCACACTGCCTTACCGCTGCCGAGGACTACACCTCTGACTACGCCTCTGACGAGGACTGA